The genomic DNA GTTAATTTTGAGGTCCTTTCCTTTTTGCATGACTACTTTCTCCATCTGTCCCCATTATCTtcccccctttttttttttttttttgtaattaaaaaGCCCCCTGGAAATATACAACAACTTTGGGGCAACTCAGAAAATATAGACAATCATTGTAGGAcgtaacattttaaaaaattttaaaccTTTGTTAACtaaattgtaaattttatgttttacaaaaaaaaatttaagaaataatttgGACTATCGTTGCGTTCGTAATGTTGTAGCAGTTATGACATATAACACGCAGTAAAACATTCAAAtggaattttattttattttattttattttctaaaaaagagaatactATATAATGCTAAAATTACtcgttatattaaaaaaaaatatatatgactatataataatgcaCACATGCGAAGTATTATGTCTAAAAAAATTGTCcatgtatttacatattttaatgttcACATAAAACACTTTCCATTTTATGCGTTCCGTAAAGTCATTTTCCTAAATAAGATGGGCGTCCCTTTGCTGCCTTTTCCAATTTTGGAGTCTCGCCATTTCGCCCGTTTCACCTTTGaaaatgtacacatgtatgtTTGTGCATATACGtgatatacatacatatatatatacatacatatatatatacatattggGCATACGTACGTCctgcatatacgtatacattgTTCGGGTATACGTAAGCATTACTTGTGTATACTAATGCAATGtctacatatatgtataatttattttgaaattcCATCAAATACATAGACTTAGCTTATTCAGGGTTAACATATGTACcatcttttgtttttcattttttcccttcAGAACAAAAAtgcatttgaaaaaaaaaaaaaaaaaaaaaaaaaaaaagaaaaaagcagCACAAAGATAAGTCGTATATAAAGTTCATTAAGAAATGTATTACAAATATGTGCAATGacttctttattttgaagaatattaaagcaaaaaaaaaaaaaaaattacgtacagttttaaatattgtgcaaaaaaaaaaaaaaaaaaaaaaaaaaaagctagaTATAAGGGGCAAGAAGTCTCTCGATAGCTTCAAGATAAACTCAAAAATTAAGAAGCTTTATAGCAcgaatttttacaaaattgaCTTTTGCGCATACACAgtacacatttatttttgtatgatTTGTAAGTATCCATGATTTGAGAAAAAACTGATGGCACGAAGGGGGGGGGCATTAAGCGAGCTTCATAAAAGGATATACTTCCAATAGGTGTATACTCCCTTATATGTGTTTACTAGTACACAACTGTATACTGCTATAAATGTGTACACGATCATACACTTATTTACAACCAAACACGTGCACGCACCTAGAAATCGAAGAACAAAAGGTAAATGAACAAGAGAGGGGGCGAATGAAGGAGTAAAGGcttatattaaaacaacGATCATATAACGATAGGGAGAAAGAACGAGCGAAGAAGGTAAGTAATCCAAGTGAAAATCCCCTTTTTCTACTAGTATATGATTGCATCGATAGCTGTTCatcaaaatggaaaataaaataaatgaattttacgaaataatacaaaaagaaatattaaattattttactattccGAGGggtaaaaatgaatatttaagTTATGAGaggataaaattatttatacgaGACTTAGTGGACTTTTTAAATACTGAAggattttatatatatacaaagtcgtacataaatgaagaaaatataaatttttgtcATTCACCTaaacttttttcatttacctTATTACCACAAAAATTAGAAGGATATTTGTTGGAATTGTGTAAGCAATGTACCTTACTGTATGCTGAATTGTTTGATAATATTGTTTGTGACTtgccttttttattaaacatattaaaagATCTTAAAGAGTATGATGCTTTTACCAAAAGGATGATTGAAATTTGTCAACGGGTCTATTTGAGTGGGAGCAATGGGAGAAACATACAGAATGATATTCGTTGTGTTATTGGACGATCCGACTACATGACAAATAGGCGCTTAAATGGGGAAGGCGGGGAAATAGGGGAAGTACAAAAACAGAACGAAAAGAATATTGATATAAAACAAATCGAATACAACACAATATCAGTTGCTTTTGGTAATCTGTCTTCCTTCATTTTTGAAGCAcacaaaaatatgataaaagaaatatatagagaatattttccatatttttataaggaaaagaaaaacgaaaaaaaaattctttctATTTTGGATAAAAAGtttgataataattttctcGAAGGTATAATTTCTTGTATTTCTAAATGTCACGAGATTTATACTGAACAATATTCAAATttcgaaaaaaattttaaaaaaataatcattaGCATTTTAGATAAGGAAGacttaaataattttgataaaaataaaacgaaatgtGAATTACAAAAACTAGGTATAGGACTAAAATGTTTTACTATCACGGAATTACAAAacttatttgaaaaaaaaaaattatttttaaattatactcATGAGACTGTAAGCGATTCTTTGGAAAGGATTAGAAAGAACGCTAACCCTACTGAGGAAAAGCTGCAAAGAGGGAggttattcataaatatgaaCGATGAGGAAGCACACAATAGGGATAGCATAgttcatacatataatgcTTCCACTATGTCTACTCACAACGCTCACCACGATCATAACGCAATATACGAGCGAAACATATACGAAGTAAGTGTGATATACTTCAGATCCCTGTACACACCTAACCATTTTAATGAAATCGTGTGGACTATAAGAGAAATGATCGAATACAGTGATGCAGTGAAGATTCCTTCCCTGCCATACCAGTTGGTTGGGTGTAAGCGGATGCAAATGCTACTACTAGAtgatgaaattttaaaaaaatatatttccataaatttaaataagaatgataaaacagaaaaacaaataatgaaTGATATGAATTTGTTAAAGAAAACTTTTGCTTTACAAGTAGATCcttctttaaataaaaatgcttcCATCATTTCACGAGCCATTGAAAatgcaaataattttttgttaaaaccTCAAAGAGAAGGTGGAAAAAATAACCTGCATGGTCAGGATGTTAAGGACACATTAATGCTTTTTTATGAACCACAAGAGAAGAAGAAGTTGTGCTGCTATGTTTTAATGCAAAAGTTGTTCCCGTCGTCTTTTATGACAATTCACTGCAGGACGAGGAGGACAGGAGAGAACCACACAGGAGGAGTACTAAGTCCACCTCACAGGGATGGGGCGATCAGGACAGAATCAAAAGGGTATGAAGATCAGTTGGAAAGGGGGCATGAACAATGGAAGGGAAATCAGACTGATGCCAAATGCCAATTGGAAGAATGTTATTTTGTCGAATTTTCTCCTGAACAGTCCATTTCAGAAATTAGCCTTTTccacaattttattttttgtaaaaataaaaatgtccTCAATGAACAAAAGGGATATCTGGTTCGGACCAAAAATTGCAAGGAGAATGAAGGCGGGGCTATATGTGGTATATCGAGTTTGGATTCCTTCTTCTTGACGTAAAGCGGACCGATGGgcatcaaaaaaatatgaggCACAAATAAGTACATCATCGGACAATACCAAACCTAAGGAAGAAATGTTAAAATTTCAAGAAATGAATGAAACGTGAATAAAACCTCTCGTCGTGATGagaaaaaatttgaattttttttttttttttttttttataaatgtacatgaCACTGGCTTTtgatatgatattttttttttttttttttttttttttttttggcacTTTACGTAACACcgttgttcattttttttttttttttttttggcattttaaagaaactcccttttgttatataatttccTCATGGTATTATTATAAAGCTTCTTTGTTACGACCTTTTTTgtgaatttatatacattttctaAGGGATTTATTCATGCCGTTTTATTGTTGGCATCATTTTGCTATTTGCTCTATTTCGTAACCTTCTTCATTGGCGactttatgcttttttttttttttttttttttttttttttttttttttttttttttttttttttttttttttttttttttttgcttcgtATACAAACATGACAGAGATATTTCGCTATATGCACATCTCCTATTTTTGTCATGGCAAATACTGTGAGTTATGACTAACAAATTATGACTAACAAATTATGACTAACAAATTATGACTAACAAATTATGACTTACAAATTAAGATTTACAAAATATGACTTGCAAATTAAGATTTACAAAATATGACTTACAAATTATGATTTACAAAATATGACTTACAAATTATGATTTACAAAATATGACTTACAAATTATGATTTACAAAATAtgatttacaaaataaagacTTAAGTATCTACATTGTatctcttccttttttttttttttttttttttttttgtaatttctttttgcaaaaaatttcttttccaAATTGTTCAAATCgtaaaaatgttttacatGATTAAGAACGCAGTAAGAAACACCAAGGGCTTCAATTTCtatgaagtaaaaataaaattattcttaaaagaaatttatatgaaaagcGATAAAGAAATAACAAGTATAGTAACCCCCTCTTCTTCATGTAGTTCCCacgaaaatttattttttaatgatctatttatatatttggaaaagaagaaaaatgaagagCAAAATAATACTCTGCTTTTCAATAAGGTCCGAAATGATAAAAGGCACAGGAAAAGAGCTTTTCAAAAAAGAGGATACTGGAAGAAAATGCATTACTTCGTTCGAAAGAATAATATGATGTGGTAAAGGCACAAAGGACGTCCGAAAGTTTCTTTTGAAAAAGGGGACActtatacacacacatacatatatatatatatatatacatatatatacatatatatacatatatataattgtgtGCACATACGTGTATGCCTATTATGTACGTATTTGGATGCATATGTGTAAGTGCACACACATGTACTTGTActtgtacatgtacatgtacatgtaaacTAAGTGtgaggatatatatatatatatatatatatatatatatatatatatatacgtatgaaTCTacgcttaaaaaaaaatactgcATCCGTTATGCTCACTTTTTCGAGCAAAGCGGCTCTTTTTCACATTTGACTTTTTATGCATACAATTTTTCTGTAGTTTTGCCTTCAAGGTACAAAATATTGATtacgaaaaaatgaaaagattgAAAAGGGGGGAGGTGTATTCAAGTTAAAAACTCTTCAAGGAAAAAACCCTACTCTCGATGTATCCCTGATGATGCGTTTGCCTGAATATTTTGTCCatcactttttatttttcatatccTTCTTAAAACAACTGAATAAAAGGGAATTTGCGCAAGCGCGAAATTTCGTTCTATGTCAAGTTGGGGGGATAGCAATTTTTCTCTGGTTTGACTGCATTTCGAGctgaaaagaaataaaacaaaatatggaATAATAACGAAAATGGGAAGTAAAGTTTATCGTAATTACGTAACATGCAAGGGCATAACTTAACGGCTGccataattaatttttgtctTTATTATAAGTACATCGCTAAAAAGTTTCTTCAGCTTCTCCTCTGAATTGCTAATGACCTTTTTCCTGCTTTCACTACAAAAGAgcaatcatatttttattaaaaaaaaaatacaatatgtTGCACTTCATAAGTTTAAAGTAttcacatatacacatgtatatacacatatatatatatatatataatatatatatatatatatatatataatatatatatgccacAAATTATGTGCGACTTTTAGCCTTACATTTCCCCACTAATATAGTGTATTCTCCTCGTCACTGTATCGtagcatttatttttttcctcctttaCTAATATTAATCCAACGAGTTTATGCAAAACGGCATCATCCTCTAAATTCTTAACTTcctattttaaattaaaaaaagtaaaaattaaaaaattattataaagtaATCAGTGTAAAGGAAAGGTATGTATAACATTATATGTAATGTTGTATAAGGGGTGTGTTtgcgtgtatgtatatatatatatatatatatatatatatatatatgttggaGGGGTCTCAACAATTcatttgtctttttttcgtttttacatacacatacaagCATGCGattgtatatgtgtgtaaacgggcatatatacatgcatacttgcacatatacatatatatttacacgcAATGATAAGTAGACATGCTAGACATTGCAGATGTTGAAAACGCGGCAGACATACACGTATATGTAGTAGCAGTTCCACATAAACAAATGCTAATCTGTCCTTACTTCCAGTAGCATTTCATTTTCGACCTTCTGTGTAATGAGTTCTTCCAATTGAGCATTCAATTTCTCACagcctttaaaaaaaaataaaataaaataaaaataagaaaaaaaatatatatttgcatttgCATTTGCAATTTGTTTCACTTGTTCTTCATAAATAACATCGAAAATTGGGAATGCCCATgggtatacatacatttacgcgcgtttatgtgtatttatatatacttgtacTTATGTGcgcattttttatgtttttttcctttttcattttgttcaattttttatactcGTTTTTAAGGTATTTATTTCCTTCacaatttttgtaattttatctTGAGACATGTTGCACAGACaggtactttttttttctgtattttatccttatttatctttattttatccttatttttttttttttttgtgatatataaaaactttCGGTACGTACTTTTTCTCCTGAACTACTGTGGGTTTTCAGAGAGAAGCGTTTCTACGTTTAATGTACAACGTCACTATGCTTTGCACTTCTCTCGCTAATTTGTTTGCTTATGTTTTGTATTTCTAAATACATAGGCATACACATGTAAGTAgtcatatgtacatacatacatacgtacatgcgCACATGAATATGTAATATGCTGTATGTTATTTAAAACTGGAAAGGATTCAAAGAACTGAGCTTTTcacaaaatattttcctaacatataaaaaataaatattgcaaaaaaaaagtaatgaaaataacacgaggttaattaaatattgttAATTCATTTCTCTGCTATTTGTCGTaattaattatgtttaaCTCATTTTTCTGCTATTTGtcgttttttcattttttttttttttcgtaccTGCGGTAGCGAACGTTACCGTAGCTCTAAATGagacgtaaaaaaaaaaatcaaaaataaattaacaagttaaagaaaaataaagaaaagttaataaaaaaataaaaagaacaaataaggcaaaataaaaaaagaaaaaaagaaatttacgCAAAAAcaagcaaaaaaattaaaatatacaaaaacaagcaaaaaaattaaaatatacaaaaacaagcaaaaaaaattaaaatatacaaaaacaagcaaaaaaattaaaatatacaaaaacaagcaaaaaaattaaaatacgcAAAAacaagcaaaaaaaattaaaatacgcAAAAACAAGCAGAGCGAAATGTACAAAAACAATGATAGCAAAATTAACTGTTGTGATACTCTTATGTAAAAAAGCAAGGAAACACAGCACAGGTTTACgatgaaaagaaaacatgCTTAATTTTTACCCAAATTTTTTGGGATTAAGAAAggaggaaaaaacaaaaaaattttttaatgtaataaGTGTGTATAAATGATACAaacatattacataaaaaggTCTGTGACAAGTGTATAAAGTCATATTAGTGGCACCGCATAAGTGagaatgtacatatatatatatatatatatatatatatatatatatatatgtaacccTTATGCACATGTACAGGCACTTTTGCATTTTTGCTCCTGTAgtattggaaaaaaaaaaaaaaattgtgtgAATGATGATAAGGCTTTATTACAGTTTTTCAGTGCTtcaacttttttaattttacacgTGCAAGAAGCACATTGATCAGTCCGTCATAGTTAGAACTCTTATTAGTAGGGGTGCTCAACCCATCTTCCTGATTCGTGCCTAAATCtctttcaaatatatatctacgtagtatggaaaaatgaaacattCATTGGTAAGAAGAAATCGTTTTTTCCTTCCATCTGTGATCTCATTTTCATCTCTTTTCCTTCTTATGGAAAAGATTGTGGCATTAATTTCCTTGTGAATCTTTGACGATACGTGCTGACTTAAGTACATTGAACTTAGGTAATGGaagttatttataaaaaataaaaagagacgtaaattttgtatttctagcttaaataatatattatatacaaaaagatAGGTGTATATAATACAGAGTAACTGAATATTCTGCACAGTTAAGAATTGCACcagtttatttatttcgtCTTTTTCTCTCCCATCCTTTTCGTTTAAATGTAGCTGTTTggttttatttaaatgtaagTGGTCATTTAATAAGACATGTAACTGTCTTAATATAGTATCATAAACAGGAGCATTCATCTTACAGTTCAGtgtaaaggaaaataaaaggtTTATCAACGTTTTAGCAGTTAAATCGCTTTttccacaaaaaaaaaaaaaattcccctttttttttttttttttttttttttcttcttcgcCATTTTCGTCAACTTCTTCATTTACATCTTCTTCTATCACTTCAATTTCTTCCATTACTTCGCTTTCTTCCATTACTTCAACTTCCTTCACTCCTTCCACATCGTTAAGAAATAGCTTGGTTAAAAAGAACGCTTCCTCGTGTTTGtgatcataaaaataatttaattttgacagaaaaatgtaaattgaTATTAAACCAAAATGCGAGTAATTTTCGAGCAATTCTTTATTATCCTTCAGAAGAATATGAATTAAATGataagtaaattttttattctcttcATTTATATACTCCTCTTCTTTAAAACCatgtttttcaaaattttttgtttttcgaAAAGCGAAGAAGTTACACACACTATTTATAAACAtgcatatttctttttccttgtataaggaaaataattttttttttatctctcTACCTAGTAAATGTATAATGCTATTATTGCAATAATTGTAGCAGCTGAgagtgtaaaaaaatattaactcGAATTTCTCCTTTTCATCGAAGGGGGAGAAGCCTCCCCTGCCGTCTTCACCACTGCTAAGAGGAACAGACCTCCTCTTATCAGTAGTAGTAATCTCAGATGCTTTGAACGAATCGTGCTTTGCTTTAATGGCATTACACTCCTCGTAGTGTAAAAAACCTTCgtacattttttctatttttcggACGTCTTTTATGTTATCACACTTAACATTATTCCTGGTGCTATActtgaaattattttctacACCATTATTTACACTGTTATATACACCATTATATACTCCATTATTTACACCATTTTTGGCCTGGGCATGATTTCCACCCCTAAATGCCTTCAAAACCTCGAgtgaaatataatttaaaaaatcaataATTTTACTCTTTTCATAACTGTATTTGTTCAAAGAGTGTAACAAGATAATAGACTGCTTTAAGGtaaaatttgaatattttttaaaaatataaaaataataaatatcatcgattatctttttttcatatatcacatcattcattttgtacaggttatttaaaataatacatacacttttacaatttaaactataaaataaagtatttttctcatttttatttaaacggCTAATTATAGAttcacttatttttttattatgaatattacaCTTTCCTTTAATATCTAGCAACAACGTTACGTCTTGTTCATTCATAAAAGGTATATGTTGCGTGAAGTACGAAACAAAAGATTTAATTATATCGTTtaccataatttttttttttttttcttttatttttaacaatatattcattaatccttttaatattaatatatagctttgattattatatatactgtCATTATATAACTTGactatctttttatttatcgaAATAGCTTCTTCATAGCTTTTTTCAACGGacgaacttttttttttgcttcttatataaaaatcatacgacaatttttttaaaaatggaagTTTTTCCCTTCCACCATAGGTGCTAAACACCTGATAaaccataaaaaattttgttttcattgtTGATGTTCTGGTAGATACTCAATTAAGGGTAACTCTTTATTTATACGCGGTACACATTACAGTGCGTCCTTGACATATATACTTGTGTAGGTGTACGCGTACATGTATTactgtatatgtatacatgtatatatatatatatatatatatatatacacaaagtGCCATACCCGTGCACTTGCATAAATACCACTAGCTAAGAAAAACATGGCACCCTATTTACACAAAAAAAGGGAGCTTACTTTTCAGAAGcgaaaattttcaaaaataggTATGCgagaaaatatgaagaaaaatggGAGAACATATTGTTATGCATTTTAACCGCCTTTATTAAAgtgcatattttaaaaattgcgttttttttttttttttttttttttttaaattgtattaCTCATTATGAGCATGGAGAGGGGGTAAAACCTTTGATTTggctagaaaaaaaaaaaaataataataataaaataaaattatgactGAAATTTCTACATTTGCATTATTACAACTATGATCTGATATGGTCAGGTGAAACACAGTAAGGAGAAATGTGAAAAAAgatggagaaaaaaaagtcgGAATTTAAGATATGAAAATAACTAAaggtatatacataaacaactatatatacacatgtatttatacgtaaatatattaatgtatatatgcataagcGTGAACAGacatataacaaatattgcGACATATTAGTACTTTGATTAAGTACAAACAATCGTGGGGGCTAACCAGAAAGGAATTCTTTCCGTTAATAAAGCAGTAGACTATCCTCCTCCACCTCCCCATGAGTTGTGTTACAtgcttatttaatttatactaatttatacaaaataacaaaatgaaaattaaggaaaaaaaaaaaaaaaaaaaggcatttaaaagaatatgctttttcttaacataagataatgttataaaaataaaaaaaaatttcgaaaaattcgtattttggaaaaatacGACCTCTGTATAATATGTATCATTTTAAAAGAACATGTATATCTTTAAGTTTAACATGTTTGTTGCATTGTAGCActgcttcatttttttagtttttcaaAACATGCAAAGGGAACTTGAACTCTTGATACTAttcaacaaaaaattttcatcatatatgcatacatatacatttaaacatatacatgtaaatatatgtatgtatgtttaagCTGCCTCCCTTGActtcaaaattttaactGTGCTGACAATTCTTCagaataatttttccatatttaaaccataatattaacaaaagcCTTTTTAATCATacagtattatatatatgctaatttgcttcttttttttttttttttttttttataaaaaaatgtatcccttttttacatatattgtaTCATGATAAATGTTtgatgtatatttttttttaaatgtaaaatgacCAAACCCCTTTCCCCTTCTCAATTtcttattccttttttctttttatttgaatactAACATTGATGCAATTACAGTACTTTTCAATAattactaataaaaatataacttaaCGTTATCCCCTCCTGCTCAATGGTAGTTAATGATTACAGTATTTTAAATTCacatatacaatattttatatatttatgtatgtatacgtatatacatatatataatttaaataaatctttttttttttttcttttaaataaattttttttattacgcattacataaatatgtatattatgtatttatattatataagtatatcaTTTACGTATATCATTTAcgtatatcatatatatacatcatataagtatattaaaaatatattttatatatatatatatatatatatatatattatatgcatacatataaacttATCTCGTCACACAAACGGGCTAAAAGAAGTTTTTCatgacaaaataattttttaatttttatattatacataaatatatatatatataataatatatttacataagagtattatgtttttagaaaaaatagcACTATACACCGTATCGGGAGACTTCTAATTTTTTCGAAAACATCGCACGAATATGTACAAGATATGtatcgtatatatattacattacagcaaaaaaatagtattcaaaatagaataaaaaaaaaaaaccaaaaaaatatgcaaacacaaaaatatgcaaacaaaaaaatatgcaaacaaaaaaatatgcaaacaaaaaaatatgcaaacaaaaaaatatgcaaacaaaaaaatatgcaaacaaaaaaatatgcaaacaaaaaaatatgcaaacacaaaaatatgcaaacaaaaaaatatgcaaacaaaaaaatatgcaaactAACGAACAAACGAATCATCAAATGAATGTTGTACCCATTTGCTTAAAAGTTCCATTTTTATTGATTTTTacgttttaaattttaaaaggatatctcattttttcatatgttcaaaattttttacatttatgagaatttacataaatttcgGAATACTCCTAAATCtcaattttttacttttattcaGAAATCATTTCTGAGGTTTTGTGTTAAgtcattaaattttttttttttttttaaacatatttacaatcttacatacttatatatacataatatattctcATTACTGCTCGAAAGACTGCATTTTTAAACATACTTTTTTggatattttatattattttagttttttttttatttttttatttttactgtttACCTATACCATTTGTCATATTTGATTTACTGCATAAGTTATGACATTTACAGTGTTTtgtatgtacaaaaaaaaaaaaattttcttattgcaaaatttttaaaagtggGTAATTTGTGCGTATTGTGTTACATTCCTAGTAGAAAGGCATATATAGTCTGCTTTCCTTTTGACATAAAttttgcacatatatatacatatatgtacgtacatgtttatgtatatccataatatgtatgtttatgcgATCTTCCTCGAATACTCGTAGAAATATAAGCAAACTCTACACGCTTCTTCTCTTTAAACGCGACATCGATATTGCTGCAATATCCACCGTGTCAGAGCGGCATATTTTGTGCAGCAAAAgaatacaatatatttatacgtacatatatacgtgtatatatatatatataagtataaccttatatttatatatacatacacgtatttcatatatactcATCGCCGGTCAACCTGGATCCGAATTGCTTTAGCTGCTTTTCATTCTCAAAAATGGAAAACTACAAGGGGTTGTATTTCGGAGGAAATAAAGAAGGTAGTAGTAACGTTTTTGACAAAGGAGGAGAAAATTGTTACAGTGTTAAGTTTGATATAAAAGAAG from Plasmodium brasilianum strain Bolivian I chromosome 10, whole genome shotgun sequence includes the following:
- a CDS encoding hypothetical protein (conserved Plasmodium protein); translation: MKTKFFMVYQVFSTYGGREKLPFLKKLSYDFYIRSKKKSSSVEKSYEEAISINKKIVKLYNDSIYNNQSYILILKGLMNILLKIKEKKKKIMVNDIIKSFVSYFTQHIPFMNEQDVTLLLDIKGKCNIHNKKISESIISRLNKNEKNTLFYSLNCKSVCIILNNLYKMNDVIYEKKIIDDIYYFYIFKKYSNFTLKQSIILLHSLNKYSYEKSKIIDFLNYISLEVLKAFRGGNHAQAKNGVNNGVYNGVYNSVNNGVENNFKYSTRNNVKCDNIKDVRKIEKMYEGFLHYEECNAIKAKHDSFKASEITTTDKRRSVPLSSGEDGRGGFSPFDEKEKFELIFFYTLSCYNYCNNSIIHLLGREIKKKLFSLYKEKEICMFINSVCNFFAFRKTKNFEKHGFKEEEYINEENKKFTYHLIHILLKDNKELLENYSHFGLISIYIFLSKLNYFYDHKHEEAFFLTKLFLNDVEGVKEVEVMEESEVMEEIEVIEEDVNEEVDENGEEEKKKKKKKKGNFFFFCGKSDLTAKTLINLLFSFTLNCKMNAPVYDTILRQLHVLLNDHLHLNKTKQLHLNEKDGREKDEINKLVQFLTVQNIQLLCIIYTYLFVYNILFKLEIQNLRLFLFFINNFHYLSSMYLSQHVSSKIHKEINATIFSIRRKRDENEITDGRKKRFLLTNECFIFPYYVDIYLKEI
- a CDS encoding glutathione synthetase — protein: MENKINEFYEIIQKEILNYFTIPRGKNEYLSYERIKLFIRDLVDFLNTEGFYIYTKSYINEENINFCHSPKLFSFTLLPQKLEGYLLELCKQCTLLYAELFDNIVCDLPFLLNILKDLKEYDAFTKRMIEICQRVYLSGSNGRNIQNDIRCVIGRSDYMTNRRLNGEGGEIGEVQKQNEKNIDIKQIEYNTISVAFGNLSSFIFEAHKNMIKEIYREYFPYFYKEKKNEKKILSILDKKFDNNFLEGIISCISKCHEIYTEQYSNFEKNFKKIIISILDKEDLNNFDKNKTKCELQKLGIGLKCFTITELQNLFEKKKLFLNYTHETVSDSLERIRKNANPTEEKLQRGRLFINMNDEEAHNRDSIVHTYNASTMSTHNAHHDHNAIYERNIYEVSVIYFRSLYTPNHFNEIVWTIREMIEYSDAVKIPSLPYQLVGCKRMQMLLLDDEILKKYISINLNKNDKTEKQIMNDMNLLKKTFALQVDPSLNKNASIISRAIENANNFLLKPQREGGKNNLHGQDVKDTLMLFYEPQEKKKLCCYVLMQKLFPSSFMTIHCRTRRTGENHTGGVLSPPHRDGAIRTESKGYEDQLERGHEQWKGNQTDAKCQLEECYFVEFSPEQSISEISLFHNFIFCKNKNVLNEQKGYLVRTKNCKENEGGAICGISSLDSFFLT
- a CDS encoding prefoldin subunit 6; the encoded protein is MSQDKITKIVKEINTLKTSCEKLNAQLEELITQKVENEMLLEEVKNLEDDAVLHKLVGLILVKEEKNKCYDTVTRRIHYISGEIESRKKVISNSEEKLKKLFSDLEMQSNQRKIAIPPT